CGTCCATTCCTTTTTAAAACTAACATTGCCTTGGTCGCCGAAAGGCTTATATCCAGTCATATAGATTTTGGGCTAATTGCTACTAATATTCCGTTATCCAATTAAACGAATAAACCTAATTGACAAAACATTTATTTCTAAATTTATCCTGAATTATTCATAAAAACTTATTGACAAGCCACTGAATGCCTATTTACCAAGTAGTTTAGTTTATTTAGTCCTGCACTAAATAAATGCAAAAAAGAATCCATTTCTGTTAAAGTTTAAGTAACCACACAAAAACCTAATAGAAAGGATTCTTTATATGGTTACTTTAACGAAAAAAACGCTTGATTTCAATCGAAAAATTAAATTGTCAAATGATGGAGGCTCTCTTTCCTCAGATACGGGTGAACTTCTTTTCAGAGAGTTTGATGAAAAAATTGGATTTTCAAAGACTTTGGAAAA
This DNA window, taken from Bacillus sp. (in: firmicutes), encodes the following:
- a CDS encoding IS1380 family transposase, giving the protein MVTLTKKTLDFNRKIKLSNDGGSLSSDTGELLFREFDEKIGFSKTLE